A genomic region of Equus caballus isolate H_3958 breed thoroughbred chromosome 1, TB-T2T, whole genome shotgun sequence contains the following coding sequences:
- the ARHGAP19 gene encoding rho GTPase-activating protein 19 isoform X7 produces the protein MPPVGTIFLYLFTCDAICNFVICNDSSLRGQPIIFNPDFFVEKLRHEKPEVFTELVVSNITRLIDLPGTELAQLMGEVDLKLPGGAGPASGFFRSLMSHKRKEKGVVFGSPLTEEGIAQIYQLIEYLHKNLRVEGLFRVPGNSVRQQILRDALNNGTDIDLESGEFHSNDVATLLKMFLGELPEPLLTHKHFHAHLKIADLMQFDDKGNKTNVPDKERQIEALQLLFLILPPPNRNLLKLLLDLLYQTAKKQDKNKMSAYNLALMFAPHVLWPKNVTANDLQENITKLNNGMAFMIKHSQKLFKAPVYIRECARLHYLGSRTQASKDDLDLTASCHSKSFQLAKFQKRNQVDFCSHQEETQQRTEEALRELFQHVHNMPESAKKKQLIRQFNKHAATQTPQKEPCTPRAQKRARSRSFSGLIKVYSGSPAVTMTPTRLKWSEGKKEGKKGFL, from the exons atgccaccggttGGCACCATATTTCTCTATCTTTTTACATG TGATGCCATCTGCAATTTTGTTATCTGCAATGACTCTTCCCTTCGAGGTCAGCCCATTATCTTCAATCCTGACTTTTTTGTGGAGAAACTCCGACATGAGAAGCCGGAGGTCTTCACCGAGTTGGTGGTCAGCAATATCACAAGGCTCATTGACTTACCTGGAACTGAGCTGGCTCAGCTGATGGGAGAAGTGGACCTTAAGTtgcctggaggggctggcccagcgtcAGGATTCTTCCGGTCTCTAATGTCTCACAAACGGAAGG aaaaaggagTAGTATTTGGATCCCCCCTGACGGAGGAAGGCATTGCCCAGATATACCAGCTGATTGAATATCTGCACAAAA ACTTGCGAGTGGAGGGTTTGTTTAGAGTACCAGGGAATAGTGTCCGACAGCAGATTTTAAGGGATGCTCTCAATAATGGAACTGATATTGACTTGGAATCAGGGGAGTTTCACTCAAATGATGTTGCCACCTTGCTGAAGATGTTTCTAGGAGAGTTACCTGAGCCCCTGCTGACGCATAAACATTTTCATGCACACCTCAAGATTGCTG ATTTGATGCAGTTTGATGATAAAGGAAACAAGACCAATGTACCAGATAAGGAGCGGCAAATTGAGGCTCTTCAGTTGctcttcctcatcctccctcCGCCCAATCGTAACTTGCTGAAGTTACTGCTTGATCTCCTGTACCAGACAGCaaagaaacaagacaagaatAAGATGTCTGCCTATAACCTTGCCCTTATGTTTGCTCCCCACGTCCTGTGGCCAAAAAAT GTCACTGCAAATGACCTTCAAGAGAATATCACAAAGTTAAACAATGGGATGGCTTTTATGATTAAACACTCCCAGAAACTGTTTAAG GCTCCTGTTTACATTCGTGAATGTGCCAGATTGCACTATTTGGGATCCAGAACTCAAGCATCAAAG GATGATCTTGATCTAACAGCTTCCTGTCATTCTAAGTCCTTCCAACTGGCAAAATTTCAGAAACGAAACCAGGTAGATTTCTGCTCTCATCAGGAGGAAACTCAGCAGCGTACGGAAGAGGCACTGAGAGAGCTGTTCCAACATGTTCACAATATGCCGGAGTCAGCAAAGAAGAAACAGCTTATCAGACAG tttaataAGCACGCTGCGACCCAGACACCCCAGAAGGAACCTTGTACTCCCCGGGCACAGAAGAGGGCCCGGTCACGGTCCTTCAGCGGCCTTATTAAG
- the ARHGAP19 gene encoding rho GTPase-activating protein 19 isoform X5: protein MMGQETTQQTRRKLFSCLFDLPMPHQKLSALIDAICNFVICNDSSLRGQPIIFNPDFFVEKLRHEKPEVFTELVVSNITRLIDLPGTELAQLMGEVDLKLPGGAGPASGFFRSLMSHKRKEKGVVFGSPLTEEGIAQIYQLIEYLHKNLRVEGLFRVPGNSVRQQILRDALNNGTDIDLESGEFHSNDVATLLKMFLGELPEPLLTHKHFHAHLKIADLMQFDDKGNKTNVPDKERQIEALQLLFLILPPPNRNLLKLLLDLLYQTAKKQDKNKMSAYNLALMFAPHVLWPKNVTANDLQENITKLNNGMAFMIKHSQKLFKAPVYIRECARLHYLGSRTQASKDDLDLTASCHSKSFQLAKFQKRNQVDFCSHQEETQQRTEEALRELFQHVHNMPESAKKKQLIRQFNKHAATQTPQKEPCTPRAQKRARSRSFSGLIKVYSGSPAVTMTPTRLKWSEGKKEGKKGFL, encoded by the exons ATGATGGGTCAGGAAACAACACAGCAAACAAGGAGAAAgcttttttcctgtctcttcgATTTACCAATGCCTCATCAGAAGCTTTCAGCACTTAT TGATGCCATCTGCAATTTTGTTATCTGCAATGACTCTTCCCTTCGAGGTCAGCCCATTATCTTCAATCCTGACTTTTTTGTGGAGAAACTCCGACATGAGAAGCCGGAGGTCTTCACCGAGTTGGTGGTCAGCAATATCACAAGGCTCATTGACTTACCTGGAACTGAGCTGGCTCAGCTGATGGGAGAAGTGGACCTTAAGTtgcctggaggggctggcccagcgtcAGGATTCTTCCGGTCTCTAATGTCTCACAAACGGAAGG aaaaaggagTAGTATTTGGATCCCCCCTGACGGAGGAAGGCATTGCCCAGATATACCAGCTGATTGAATATCTGCACAAAA ACTTGCGAGTGGAGGGTTTGTTTAGAGTACCAGGGAATAGTGTCCGACAGCAGATTTTAAGGGATGCTCTCAATAATGGAACTGATATTGACTTGGAATCAGGGGAGTTTCACTCAAATGATGTTGCCACCTTGCTGAAGATGTTTCTAGGAGAGTTACCTGAGCCCCTGCTGACGCATAAACATTTTCATGCACACCTCAAGATTGCTG ATTTGATGCAGTTTGATGATAAAGGAAACAAGACCAATGTACCAGATAAGGAGCGGCAAATTGAGGCTCTTCAGTTGctcttcctcatcctccctcCGCCCAATCGTAACTTGCTGAAGTTACTGCTTGATCTCCTGTACCAGACAGCaaagaaacaagacaagaatAAGATGTCTGCCTATAACCTTGCCCTTATGTTTGCTCCCCACGTCCTGTGGCCAAAAAAT GTCACTGCAAATGACCTTCAAGAGAATATCACAAAGTTAAACAATGGGATGGCTTTTATGATTAAACACTCCCAGAAACTGTTTAAG GCTCCTGTTTACATTCGTGAATGTGCCAGATTGCACTATTTGGGATCCAGAACTCAAGCATCAAAG GATGATCTTGATCTAACAGCTTCCTGTCATTCTAAGTCCTTCCAACTGGCAAAATTTCAGAAACGAAACCAGGTAGATTTCTGCTCTCATCAGGAGGAAACTCAGCAGCGTACGGAAGAGGCACTGAGAGAGCTGTTCCAACATGTTCACAATATGCCGGAGTCAGCAAAGAAGAAACAGCTTATCAGACAG tttaataAGCACGCTGCGACCCAGACACCCCAGAAGGAACCTTGTACTCCCCGGGCACAGAAGAGGGCCCGGTCACGGTCCTTCAGCGGCCTTATTAAG